Proteins found in one Zea mays cultivar B73 chromosome 1, Zm-B73-REFERENCE-NAM-5.0, whole genome shotgun sequence genomic segment:
- the LOC100383242 gene encoding uncharacterized protein LOC100383242, which produces MHLSLWKPLSHCAAVLLAKNHRRRGGGGGSNGRRDDSSAFLRQLRDALDAASEDGSLCPPPDAGGADADAAVSRSRSLARLRAQRDFLRATALATAAGPFRSLSDLPLLPHAIATFLAMYPDYASTADVDRLRVDHYSHLDAPGAGRVCLDYCGFGLFDSGWDSSSSSFTLHELNANLSNHALYGGAEPGTVENDIKERILEYLNVPASEYALVFTVSRGSAFRLLAECYPFETNRRLLTMFDHESQSVNWMAQSARAKGAKTRTAWFRWPTLKLCSTELRKEIVGKKKGRRRDAAVGLFVFPAQSRVTGAKYSYQWMALAQQNGWHVMLDAGALGPKDMDSLGLSLFRPDFIITSFYRVFGADPTGFGCLLIKKSVIGTLQGRNGCNASGMVRIVPVFPQYLSDSVDGFDAFDGFEDDPGVDKDEKPSSNAQNGSQLPAFSGVYTSAQVRETFESDPGRDSSSDRDGASTIFEETESVSMGEIMRSPAFSEDCSSENSFWVDVGHSPLGSEKSGQFKKGKLGSPLPSSWFNGRKCNKRMSPNLSSRISRSPLYDGHVISFDAAVLSVSQDADCLKEDPEEENFENGRRAHFRQVSEIQEEPEAEEVACQRAMNGGAEHKESAIRRETEGEFRLLGGRDGNNRFTGGRLFGVEEIDGGLSMGRRVSFSTEANIIADRLNRASDAAEASGYTFPGDDGCASDGYDDAQDWGRREPEIICRHIDHVDMMGLNRTTLRLRYLINWLVTSLLQLKLSDSKGGDGVPLVHIYGPKIKYERGAAVAFNVKQNDGTFVNAEVVQKIAEKNGISVGIGFLSHIKVDMKQKQLNGTLDIPEASFYKNGRRDNKKVTIRVEVVTASLGFLTNFEDVYKMWAFVAKFLDPSFLESERLTIAADHSEGQT; this is translated from the coding sequence ATGCATCTGTCGCTATGGAAGCCGCTGTCCCACTGCGCCGCCGTCCTCCTCGCCAAGAACCACCGGCGCCGCGGCGGCGGGGGCGGCAGCAACGGCCGCCGTGACGACTCGTCCGCCTTCCTCCGGCAGCTGCGGGACGCGCTGGACGCGGCGTCGGAGGACGGCTCCCTCTGCCCGCCGCCGGACGCCGGCGGCGCCGACGCGGACGCAGCCGTGTCGCGCTCCCGCTCCCTggcacgcctgcgcgcgcagcGGGACTTCCTCCGCGCCACGGCCCTCGCCACCGCCGCCGGCCCGTTCCGGTCCCTCTCCGACCTCCCGCTGCTGCCCCACGCCATCGCCACCTTCCTCGCCATGTACCCGGACTACGCCTCCACCGCCGACGTCGACCGCCTCCGCGTCGACCATTACTCCCACCTCGACGCCCCCGGCGCCGGCAGGGTCTGTCTGGACTACTGCGGCTTCGGCCTCTTCGACTCCGGCTGGGACTCCTCGTCCTCATCCTTCACATTGCACGAGCTCAACGCCAATCTGAGCAACCACGCGCTCTATGGCGGCGCTGAGCCCGGCACCGTGGAGAATGACATCAAAGAGCGCATCTTGGAGTACCTGAACGTGCCAGCCAGCGAGTATGCGCTGGTGTTCACGGTGAGCCGTGGGTCGGCGTTCCGGCTGCTTGCTGAGTGCTACCCCTTCGAGACCAACCGGAGGCTGCTCACCATGTTCGACCATGAGAGCCAGTCGGTCAATTGGATGGCGCAGAGTGCGCGGGCAAAGGGTGCCAAGACGCGCACTGCATGGTTCCGCTGGCCAACACTGAAGCTTTGCTCAACGGAGTTGCGGAAGGAGATCGTGGGCAAGAAGAAGGGCCGGCGACGGGATGCCGCGGTTGGGCTGTTTGTCTTCCCGGCGCAGTCTCGCGTGACCGGTGCCAAGTACTCCTACCAGTGGATGGCGCTGGCGCAGCAGAATGGGTGGCATGTGATGCTTGATGCTGGTGCACTTGGCCCCAAGGACATGGATTCACTGGGTCTCTCGCTATTCCGGCCGGACTTCATTATAACTTCGTTCTACAGGGTCTTTGGTGCAGACCCAACTGGGTTTGGTTGCCTTCTGATCAAGAAGTCAGTAATTGGGACACTGCAGGGGAGAAACGGGTGTAATGCATCGGGAATGGTGAGGATTGTTCCGGTGTTTCCACAGTATCTCAGTGACTCGGTTGATGGCTTTGATGCATTCGATGGGTTTGAAGATGATCCAGGCGTTGACAAAGATGAAAAGCCCTCTTCTAATGCTCAAAATGGGTCGCAGCTGCCGGCATTTTCAGGTGTCTACACGTCTGCTCAGGTTAGAGAGACTTTTGAGAGTGATCCTGGTCGGGACAGCAGCTCGGACAGGGATGGGGCAAGCACCATCTTTGAAGAAACGGAGAGTGTCTCTATGGGTGAGATCATGAGGAGTCCAGCATTCAGTGAGGACTGTTCATCAGAGAACTCTTTCTGGGTAGATGTTGGCCATAGCCCATTGGGGTCAGAGAAGTCTGGTCAGTTCAAGAAAGGGAAACTGGGTTCACCATTACCATCTTCTTGGTTTAATGGAAGAAAGTGTAACAAGAGGATGTCCCCAAACTTAAGTTCCAGGATATCTAGAAGTCCACTTTATGATGGTCATGTGATTTCCTTTGATGCAGCCGTGCTATCAGTCTCGCAAGATGCAGACTGCCTCAAGGAAGACCctgaagaagaaaattttgagAATGGGCGGAGAGCTCATTTCAGGCAGGTTAGTGAAATTCAAGAGGAGCCAGAGGCCGAAGAGGTGGCATGCCAACGTGCTATGAATGGTGGCGCGGAGCACAAAGAAAGCGCAATAAGAAGGGAGACTGAAGGGGAGTTCCGGCTACTGGGAGGTAGGGATGGCAACAACAGATTTACCGGGGGGCGACTCTTCGGTGTTGAAGAGATTGATGGAGGTTTAAGCATGGGGCGCAGAGTTTCTTTCAGCACAGAAGCTAATATCATTGCTGACAGGCTGAATCGGGCCTCAGATGCTGCTGAAGCTTCTGGATATACATTCCCTGGTGATGATGGTTGTGCAAGTGATGGATATGATGATGCTCAGGACTGGGGCAGGAGGGAGCCAGAGATAATTTGCAGGCACATTGATCATGTTGATATGATGGGACTCAACAGAACTACTCTTAGGTTGAGATACTTGATCAATTGGCTCGTAACTTCACTTTTGCAACTGAAGTTATCAGACTCAAAAGGTGGCGATGGAGTCCCTCTTGTACACATCTATGGCCCCAAGATTAAGTATGAAAGGGGAGCAGCTGTTGCTTTTAATGTGAAGCAAAATGATGGAACATTTGTGAATGCTGAAGTTGTTCAAAAGATCGCTGAGAAAAATGGCATATCTGTTGGCATTGGTTTTCTCAGTCATATAAAAGTAGACATGAAgcagaaacagttaaatggcacgCTCGATATACCGGAGGCTTCATTTTATAAGAATGGACGCAGAGACAATAAAAAGGTGACCATAAGAGTTGAAGTCGTGACTGCTTCACTTGGCTTCCTTACTAACTTTGAagatgtttacaagatgtgggctTTTGTTGCCAAGTTCCTTGATCCTTCATTTCTTGAAAGTGAACGCCTTACCATTGCTGCTGACCACTCAGAAGggcaaacttga
- the LOC100216559 gene encoding uncharacterized protein LOC100216559 — MSVCLSPLSPPLVPLPCWLQLENRTSVTSASGSPTSGHASSASPSTSTPPSTTPSPAHPPASFLGTWRTTMLTKTKAKTMGWELICVHGHGDLIAFWGRNKKKFHCCIRDK, encoded by the coding sequence ATGTCAGTGTGCCTCTCTCCCCTTTCTCCACCGCTCGTTCCGCTCCCTTGTTGGCTACAGTTGGAGAATAGGACGAGCGTGACCTCGGCGTCAGGTTCCCCGACCAGCGGCCACGCCTCGAGTGCATCGCCTTCTACGTCGACCCCACCAAGCACTACCCCTTCACCTGCACATCCCCCTGCGAGCTTCTTGGGTACATGGCGCacaaccatgctcaccaagacaaAGGCCAAGACCATGGGGTGGGAACTGATCTGTGTCCATGGACATGGTGATTTGATAGCATTTTGGGGGAGAAATAAAAAAAAGTTTCACTGCTGCATCCGTGACAAATAA